The genomic interval GCGCGGAAGGACCGTAGCGCTGCTCTACTGGCTCGACGAGCGCTGGGGGAGCTTCGGGATGAGCCACGAGAGGAAGGCGTCGGTCGAGCGCGTCTGGAGCCACACCCGTCCCTCGCCGGTGAACTCGGCGACCAGTCCCTCGCCGCTCGTGAGCGTCGACTTCAGCCCGCCGACGCGCCGCACGGTGAAGTCGACGCCCTCCTCGAACGCGACGATGTGGCCCGTGTCGACGACGAACGGCTCCGACGAGCGGACGTCGACGGGTCGAATCGCGCCGTAGCTCGACATGAACAGCGGGCCGACGCCCGCGCATCGCAGGAGGAACAGCCCCTCGCTCCCGAAGAACGTCCGGGCGCCGCCGAACTCGGTGTCGACGTCGATGTCCGGCGTCGCGGCGATGTACGACCCCGACTGGACGTAGACGGTGCCGTCGACGGGGTGGTGCTCGATGTCGCCCGCCAGCGGCGGCGCGAACGACACCTCGCCGGCCTCGCGCGCCGTGAACGTGTTCTGGAAGAAGCTCTCGCCCCCCATCACGCTCCGGCGGAGCGAACTGAGGAAGCCGCCGGTCGCGTTCGTCTCCATCTCGATGCCCGCCGTGTGACTCACCATCGCGCCAGACTCGGCGCGAATCTGCTCGCCCGCGTCGAGCGAGACGGTCAACAGCGAGTCGGAGGGGCGGTGGTCGATCTCGTACTCCATGGCAGGGTGAGCGAGCGAGACGAGATAACGGCTCCTGCTGGTGAGCGGGACTGTACCGATTCAGCGACATCGCCGGTCGGGCGTCGAAATTCGTTCGGTCGCAGTGGGTGTCGCGCGTCAGTCGATGTCGGCCAGTCGCCCCTTCGCCGTCGCCAGCGCGCCCTCGTCGCCCTCCCGGAGGTAGTCGCCGATGTCCTGCGTGGCGCGGACGAGGCGCTCGCTGTCGGCGGGCGACACCTCGCCGTCGAGGGCCTCGAACCGCCGGACGTGCTCGGCGATGCTCTGGAGGACGCCGTTCGCCGCGTCGTCCGGGTGGTCGTCGAGCCACGTCCTGAGGTCGCTGCGGTAGTCGGAGACGGCCTTGGCGTACGCGAGCGCACGGGGCGAGCGCAGCGAGTCGGGGACGTCGCTCGGTCCCGGGCGGTCGTCCAGATCGGCCCCGCGGAGGAGCGAGAGGAGGTACAGCTCCTCGGCGTCGCTCACCCGCATCGACCGGTCGAGCGAGCGACTGACGGCGGCCAGTTCGGCCGCGGCGAGGTAGGTGTCGGAGAGCGGTCGCAGTTCGCCAGCGTGGATGAACCCCGACTGCCGGACGAACTCGCGGCAGGCCTC from Halomarina salina carries:
- a CDS encoding TIGR00266 family protein; this translates as MEYEIDHRPSDSLLTVSLDAGEQIRAESGAMVSHTAGIEMETNATGGFLSSLRRSVMGGESFFQNTFTAREAGEVSFAPPLAGDIEHHPVDGTVYVQSGSYIAATPDIDVDTEFGGARTFFGSEGLFLLRCAGVGPLFMSSYGAIRPVDVRSSEPFVVDTGHIVAFEEGVDFTVRRVGGLKSTLTSGEGLVAEFTGEGRVWLQTRSTDAFLSWLIPKLPQRSSSQ
- a CDS encoding DUF7117 family protein, with the translated sequence MKIRGRRECADCGHRWSYYETGEVACPDCGSLRSTGVDDRTEHTDSAVRLDLTDARNRVDDDLLDAASDAAEACREFVRQSGFIHAGELRPLSDTYLAAAELAAVSRSLDRSMRVSDAEELYLLSLLRGADLDDRPGPSDVPDSLRSPRALAYAKAVSDYRSDLRTWLDDHPDDAANGVLQSIAEHVRRFEALDGEVSPADSERLVRATQDIGDYLREGDEGALATAKGRLADID